One stretch of Chloroflexota bacterium DNA includes these proteins:
- a CDS encoding ComEC/Rec2 family competence protein, translating to MPRSSAVPVCGALFIVGTALVAAVPGRVADLWLPVGSTVACGAVAAAAACLVLRRVQSAMFFAVAALALGIWRAAVGFEAWGKPWTDAPTSEIRASGVIVAPVEQRGQTARAYVSVDRVISPESASPPPGLVLLYLPALAPVVQWDRVEVAARLDPVRPETADGARLRARGVAAVAAYPRIAVTGDGAPNGIEFALSAARRRISAAIDRTLPEPEAALLGGLLVGATSGTSEEFRRALVASGTTHIVVVSGYNVTLVAAALARLASRWRLVATLLPLGGVWLFAAVAGSGGPTLRAAIMATIGLVAIRTGRGRDALLALTLTGALLIAIDPLLVTDLSFQLSALATLGLIALQPRVAALFPWMPSAIRDPVSATIAAELPTLPILATVVHQVSIVSPLANLLVAPLIPWATIGGFLTLPIMLGAPPLASAAAWVVGIPTVAMVAIIEAAARIPVAIAGIGDVPPSLTVAYAVALLGWALAGTPEGQDLWSAAMRPAIARPAASAIGVLAIGLGLTWAPAVGGDRPLSISILDVGDGDAVLVRTPAGKSVLIDGGATPAAVLEQLGRRMGLVEHSLAIAVLTRADRERLPGATAAVQRYQPAIAFRTADSIASAAAQQWALASGTDHVVTVDAPISVALDAGVALDLFPTQATAAPSDRDPTPQRSLLVRVRRGSVSVLMAPSATAQEALRAERAGWPISANAILVPWAGPNGAVSAQLLRSVQPSVAVISVASGDHAGRPSRDTVELLADTSLFRTDLHGTVELATDGSALWVTTDRWPLGASAKRPS from the coding sequence ATGCCGAGATCGAGCGCCGTCCCAGTCTGCGGCGCGCTCTTCATCGTCGGGACGGCCCTCGTCGCGGCGGTCCCTGGCCGTGTCGCCGATCTCTGGCTCCCCGTTGGCTCGACCGTCGCGTGCGGCGCCGTCGCGGCGGCCGCAGCCTGCCTCGTGCTCAGGCGGGTTCAGAGCGCCATGTTTTTCGCGGTCGCAGCGCTGGCGCTCGGCATTTGGCGCGCCGCCGTGGGATTCGAAGCCTGGGGCAAACCTTGGACGGATGCGCCAACCTCTGAAATTCGTGCGTCAGGCGTGATCGTGGCGCCGGTCGAGCAGCGCGGGCAAACGGCACGTGCGTACGTCAGTGTCGATCGGGTAATCAGTCCGGAATCGGCAAGTCCTCCGCCGGGGCTCGTCCTTCTGTATCTTCCGGCCCTGGCTCCGGTCGTCCAGTGGGATCGAGTCGAGGTCGCGGCTCGACTCGATCCGGTTCGCCCCGAAACGGCCGACGGCGCCAGGCTGCGGGCGCGCGGCGTCGCGGCTGTCGCCGCCTATCCGCGAATCGCTGTGACGGGCGATGGCGCGCCAAATGGGATCGAATTCGCGCTCTCCGCGGCTCGCCGGCGCATCTCCGCGGCCATCGACCGGACGCTACCGGAGCCGGAGGCGGCGCTTCTCGGCGGATTGCTCGTCGGAGCGACCAGCGGGACCAGCGAGGAATTTCGCCGTGCGCTCGTCGCCTCGGGCACGACGCACATCGTGGTTGTGTCGGGCTACAACGTCACCCTCGTCGCAGCGGCGCTCGCGCGGCTCGCCTCGCGCTGGCGGCTCGTCGCGACGCTGCTCCCTCTTGGAGGCGTCTGGCTCTTTGCCGCCGTCGCCGGATCCGGAGGACCGACCCTGCGCGCGGCGATCATGGCGACCATCGGCCTGGTCGCGATCAGGACCGGACGCGGCCGAGACGCGCTGCTCGCCCTGACCCTCACGGGCGCGCTGTTGATCGCCATTGACCCCCTGCTCGTCACAGACTTGAGCTTTCAGCTTTCGGCTCTTGCCACGCTCGGCCTCATCGCCCTTCAGCCGCGCGTCGCCGCGCTGTTCCCCTGGATGCCCAGCGCCATCCGCGATCCGGTCTCCGCCACGATCGCGGCGGAGCTGCCGACGCTCCCCATCCTCGCGACCGTCGTTCACCAGGTCTCGATCGTCTCGCCGCTCGCGAACCTGCTTGTTGCGCCGCTGATCCCTTGGGCGACGATCGGCGGCTTCCTCACGCTGCCGATCATGCTGGGCGCTCCGCCCCTGGCGTCGGCGGCGGCATGGGTCGTCGGAATCCCGACCGTGGCGATGGTGGCGATCATCGAGGCCGCGGCTCGCATACCGGTCGCCATCGCGGGCATCGGCGATGTGCCCCCGTCTCTTACGGTCGCCTACGCCGTCGCCTTGCTGGGCTGGGCGTTGGCGGGGACGCCCGAGGGACAGGACCTGTGGTCCGCCGCGATGCGCCCGGCGATAGCTCGACCGGCTGCCTCGGCCATCGGCGTCCTCGCCATCGGCCTGGGCCTCACCTGGGCGCCGGCCGTGGGGGGCGACCGTCCGCTCAGCATCAGCATCCTGGACGTCGGCGATGGAGACGCGGTGCTGGTGCGGACGCCCGCGGGGAAGAGCGTCCTGATCGATGGTGGCGCAACGCCGGCGGCGGTTCTCGAACAGCTCGGCCGACGGATGGGCCTCGTCGAGCACAGCCTGGCCATTGCGGTGCTCACTCGGGCTGACAGGGAGCGCCTTCCGGGCGCAACGGCCGCGGTTCAGCGTTATCAGCCCGCCATTGCGTTTCGCACGGCGGACTCGATCGCGTCGGCCGCCGCGCAGCAGTGGGCTCTCGCGTCAGGGACCGACCACGTCGTGACCGTGGATGCGCCGATCAGCGTCGCCCTGGATGCGGGCGTAGCTCTCGACCTGTTCCCAACTCAGGCTACGGCAGCCCCGAGCGACCGAGACCCGACGCCGCAGCGGAGCCTGCTGGTCCGGGTCCGTCGCGGCTCGGTGAGCGTCCTCATGGCGCCGTCGGCAACAGCCCAGGAGGCGCTCCGCGCGGAACGCGCGGGGTGGCCGATCTCCGCGAACGCGATCCTCGTGCCGTGGGCAGGGCCAAATGGAGCCGTGAGCGCCCAGCTCCTGCGGTCGGTGCAGCCGTCTGTTGCCGTGATCTCCGTCGCCAGCGGCGACCACGCCGGCCGCCCTTCGCGAGATACCGTGGAATTGCTCGCGGACACGTCGCTGTTTCGGACCGACCTGCACGGAACCGTCGAGCTGGCGACCGACGGCTCCGCCCTGTGGGTCACGACGGATCGCTGGCCACTGGGGGCTTCCGCGAAGAGGCCCAGCTAA
- the bioF gene encoding 8-amino-7-oxononanoate synthase encodes MGRLQFAERRLAALRGRSLDRRLTTVARGADPWVEVDGRKLLNLSSNNYLGLANHPVVVAAAAEAGEKYGWGAGSSRLVAGSSPLCDLLEERLAQFKGSERALLFTSGYTANVGLIPSLVGPGDVVVGDELNHASLIDGCRLSRADFSAFRHRNVEALDSQLARAVRHSPRGRRLVVTDTVFSMDGDLAPLEAIAEVCDRYEAMLVVDEAHATGCIGAGGRGLVSQLGMEDRVTAAVGTLSKALGSFGAFVSGERLLADYLVSTARSFMFTTALPPPVVAASVAALDLLEANPALVDQLQENAGVLRAALRASGFDTGDSETQIIPVLVGDSGTAVKMASALRQEGVYAVAIRPPTVPANAARIRVSAMATHTRDDLTFAIETFVRVGERIGLLASAGSGASRVTGS; translated from the coding sequence ATGGGGCGCCTCCAGTTCGCGGAGCGACGCCTGGCTGCCCTGAGGGGACGCAGCCTCGACCGCCGACTGACGACGGTCGCTCGCGGCGCGGACCCTTGGGTCGAGGTCGATGGGCGAAAGCTTCTGAACCTCAGCTCGAACAATTATCTCGGGCTCGCCAACCATCCGGTGGTCGTCGCCGCCGCGGCGGAGGCAGGGGAGAAGTACGGCTGGGGCGCGGGCTCGTCGCGCCTGGTCGCCGGATCATCGCCCCTGTGTGATCTCTTGGAGGAGCGGCTCGCGCAGTTCAAGGGGAGCGAGCGCGCCCTGCTCTTCACCAGCGGCTATACCGCGAACGTGGGATTGATCCCATCGCTCGTGGGGCCCGGAGACGTCGTCGTCGGGGACGAGCTGAACCATGCGAGCCTCATCGACGGGTGCAGGCTGAGCCGCGCCGACTTCTCGGCCTTCCGCCACAGAAACGTGGAGGCGCTCGACTCCCAGCTTGCGCGGGCGGTCCGACATTCGCCGCGCGGCAGGCGGCTGGTGGTGACGGACACCGTCTTCAGTATGGATGGCGACCTGGCTCCACTGGAGGCGATCGCCGAGGTGTGCGATCGATACGAAGCGATGCTGGTGGTGGACGAGGCCCATGCCACCGGGTGCATCGGGGCAGGCGGCCGTGGACTGGTGTCCCAGCTCGGGATGGAGGATCGCGTCACCGCTGCGGTCGGAACCCTCAGCAAAGCGCTTGGGAGCTTCGGGGCCTTCGTATCGGGAGAGCGCTTGCTCGCCGACTATCTCGTGTCGACGGCGCGAAGCTTCATGTTTACGACGGCCTTGCCGCCGCCGGTCGTCGCGGCATCGGTCGCCGCGCTCGATCTCCTCGAGGCTAACCCGGCGCTCGTCGACCAGCTCCAGGAGAACGCGGGCGTGCTCCGCGCGGCGCTTCGCGCGTCCGGATTCGATACGGGCGACTCAGAGACGCAGATCATCCCCGTGCTCGTCGGAGATTCGGGGACGGCAGTGAAGATGGCGTCTGCCCTTCGGCAGGAGGGCGTCTATGCCGTGGCCATTCGGCCTCCCACCGTGCCGGCGAACGCGGCCCGGATCCGCGTGTCGGCGATGGCGACCCACACGCGCGATGACCTGACATTTGCCATCGAGACCTTCGTGCGCGTCGGCGAGCGGATCGGTCTGCTCGCCTCAGCCGGGTCCGGAGCTAGCCGTGTCACCGGGTCCTGA
- the bioB gene encoding biotin synthase BioB, producing the protein MTTDFRALADKSMAGIALSRQECEAVLRCPDDEILALLDAAYRVRLAHCGNRVHLHMLINAKSGLCPEDCHYCAQSKISEADIAKYPLVSMDALLDGARRAYQARTRRYCIVISGRGPTPREVDYLVNAVRRIKQEVDVGICCSVGLLSEDDAVRLRDAGVEQLNHNLNTSERYYSEICTTHTYQDRVDTLHAARRAGLSLCTGAIFGQGETEDDVIDVCMALRDLDPQSIPVNFLLPIPGTPLEAQGPPTPQRCLKILCLMRFLNPRQEIRVSAGREAHLRSLQPLALYPANSVFVSGYLTTPGQPYQETWKMIEDLGFEIETHVGG; encoded by the coding sequence ATGACGACCGACTTTCGCGCCTTGGCCGACAAGTCCATGGCGGGCATCGCCCTCAGCAGACAGGAGTGCGAGGCGGTGCTGCGCTGCCCGGATGATGAGATCCTCGCCCTCCTCGACGCGGCGTACCGGGTCCGCCTGGCGCACTGTGGAAATCGCGTCCACCTCCACATGCTCATCAACGCGAAGAGTGGCCTTTGCCCGGAAGACTGTCACTACTGCGCGCAGTCAAAGATCTCCGAGGCGGACATCGCGAAGTATCCGCTGGTGAGCATGGATGCCCTTCTGGACGGAGCTCGCCGGGCCTACCAGGCGCGCACCCGCCGCTATTGCATCGTCATCAGTGGGAGGGGCCCCACGCCGCGCGAAGTCGATTATCTGGTGAACGCGGTTCGTCGCATCAAGCAGGAAGTGGACGTGGGCATCTGCTGCTCTGTGGGTCTGCTCTCGGAGGACGACGCAGTTCGGCTCCGGGACGCTGGCGTCGAGCAGCTCAACCACAATCTGAACACGAGTGAGCGCTACTACTCGGAGATCTGCACCACGCACACCTATCAGGATCGCGTCGATACGCTGCACGCCGCCCGGCGAGCCGGCCTGAGCCTCTGTACCGGCGCCATCTTTGGCCAGGGCGAGACTGAGGACGACGTCATCGACGTGTGCATGGCGCTCCGAGACCTCGATCCGCAGTCGATACCCGTCAACTTTCTGCTGCCGATCCCCGGAACGCCGCTCGAGGCTCAGGGGCCGCCCACTCCCCAGCGGTGCTTGAAGATCCTGTGCCTCATGCGATTCCTGAATCCCCGTCAGGAGATTCGCGTGTCGGCCGGCCGGGAGGCGCACCTCCGCTCGCTGCAGCCCCTCGCGCTCTACCCCGCGAACTCCGTGTTCGTCTCGGGTTACCTCACGACGCCCGGCCAGCCGTATCAGGAAACGTGGAAGATGATCGAGGACCTCGGATTCGAGATCGAGACCCATGTCGGGGGGTGA
- the bioA gene encoding adenosylmethionine--8-amino-7-oxononanoate transaminase, whose protein sequence is MSPGPDEAASASTLVAVEDLDADDKRFLWHPFTQQQDWEAEPQIVIDRGEGSFLIDDRGNRYLDGVSSLWVNLHGHARPEMNQAIAAQLARVAHSTFLGLTHAPAVRLARRLVDLAPGRLSRVFYSDTGAAAVEIAIKMALQYWQQCEHPQPRKTKYFSLWNAYHGDTVGALSVGGVEAYQRVYRPLVFPTVKAHSAHCYRCHLGLSYPACHMACLDEVDRLITEHADELAAVIMEPLVQGAAGMLVYPPSYTRAVREIARRNNVLFIADEVATGFGRTGRMFACEHEGVDPDLMALGKGISGGYLPLAATLATEEIYRAFLGPIDQGRTFYHGHTYTGNPLACAAGLASLDIFERERVLDHVSRSIEQLRAGLARFRELEHVGDVRQCGMIAGIELVRDRASRLPFPASERVGVQVIKEARARGVILRPLGDVIVLMPPLSISGDEMQILLDVTFDSIAAVEQRVAA, encoded by the coding sequence GTGTCACCGGGTCCTGACGAGGCAGCCTCCGCCTCAACACTCGTCGCAGTGGAAGACCTCGATGCCGACGACAAGCGCTTCCTGTGGCACCCGTTCACCCAGCAACAGGATTGGGAGGCCGAGCCGCAGATCGTCATCGATCGGGGGGAGGGGTCGTTCCTCATCGACGATCGGGGGAACCGGTATCTCGACGGGGTGTCCTCGCTCTGGGTGAACCTCCACGGGCACGCGCGGCCCGAGATGAATCAGGCCATCGCCGCTCAGCTCGCCCGGGTCGCCCACTCCACCTTTCTCGGCCTGACCCACGCGCCCGCGGTGAGGCTCGCGCGGCGGCTCGTCGACCTGGCGCCGGGCCGCCTGTCGCGCGTGTTCTATTCGGACACCGGGGCGGCCGCTGTTGAGATTGCAATCAAGATGGCGCTCCAATACTGGCAGCAGTGCGAGCATCCACAACCCCGGAAGACCAAGTACTTCTCGCTGTGGAACGCGTACCACGGTGATACAGTCGGAGCGCTCAGCGTGGGCGGAGTTGAAGCGTACCAGCGCGTTTACCGACCGCTGGTGTTTCCGACCGTGAAGGCGCACTCAGCCCACTGCTATCGCTGCCATCTTGGCCTGAGTTACCCCGCCTGCCACATGGCGTGCCTGGATGAAGTCGACCGCCTTATCACCGAGCATGCTGACGAGCTGGCGGCCGTCATCATGGAGCCGCTCGTGCAGGGCGCCGCGGGGATGCTGGTCTATCCACCCAGCTACACGCGCGCCGTTCGGGAGATCGCGCGGCGGAACAACGTGCTTTTTATCGCGGACGAGGTGGCCACTGGATTTGGCCGCACGGGGCGCATGTTCGCCTGCGAGCATGAGGGCGTCGATCCCGACCTCATGGCCCTCGGGAAGGGCATCAGCGGCGGGTACCTTCCGCTGGCGGCGACTCTGGCGACCGAGGAGATCTACCGGGCGTTTCTGGGGCCCATCGACCAGGGGCGCACCTTCTACCACGGGCACACGTATACTGGGAACCCGCTGGCCTGCGCCGCCGGGCTCGCCAGCCTCGACATCTTCGAGCGCGAGCGGGTGCTCGATCACGTCTCGCGATCCATCGAGCAGCTCCGGGCGGGCCTGGCGCGGTTCCGGGAGCTGGAACACGTAGGAGACGTCCGGCAATGTGGCATGATCGCGGGTATCGAGCTGGTCCGGGACCGCGCGTCTCGGCTGCCATTTCCAGCCAGCGAGCGAGTCGGCGTGCAGGTCATCAAAGAAGCGCGAGCGCGGGGCGTCATACTCCGGCCCCTGGGTGACGTCATCGTACTCATGCCTCCGCTGTCGATCTCCGGCGACGAGATGCAGATACTTCTCGACGTAACGTTCGACTCCATCGCCGCCGTAGAGCAGCGAGTGGCCGCATGA
- a CDS encoding beta-ketoacyl-[acyl-carrier-protein] synthase family protein yields MSGGDGRHAAPLGGHRVVVTGVGVVTPLGCSVAALWRSLCEGRAAAGPITRFDASGFEARIAAEVRDPVEIEGVPDPKLDRCARFALAAARVAWSDAGLGRIDDPYEAGVVIGSSHGGEATALNAIRTLCTAERPRVSARLIPRMLANMPSAHVAIDLGLRGPSFAVTSACATGAQAIGEAAEIIRRGDARIMVCGGADACITPLTVAGDQAAGALSTRSDDPASASRPFDRSRDGFVIGEGAGILVLEERSAALWRGARIRGEIAGYAATTDAHHETRPDPDAEPLARAIDRAVEKAGISRSEIDAIFAHATGTVIGDAAEAAAFRRVFGDGLREIPVTAIKGGLGHLMGAAGSVQAIVALQALDHQMLPPTRNCDDPDPTLGLSIVAGEARPARLSTVLSTSSGFGGHNVALVLQGSRTQGAGRIV; encoded by the coding sequence ATGTCGGGGGGTGATGGCCGCCACGCGGCCCCGCTGGGCGGCCACCGCGTCGTCGTGACCGGCGTAGGCGTCGTCACGCCCCTCGGGTGCTCTGTCGCGGCGCTGTGGCGTTCGTTGTGCGAAGGACGAGCGGCCGCGGGGCCCATCACTCGCTTCGATGCATCGGGCTTCGAGGCGCGGATCGCCGCCGAAGTGCGCGATCCGGTCGAGATCGAAGGCGTGCCGGATCCGAAGCTCGACCGCTGCGCTCGGTTCGCCCTGGCCGCCGCGAGAGTGGCGTGGTCGGACGCGGGGCTCGGGCGGATCGACGATCCGTACGAGGCGGGCGTCGTCATCGGGTCGAGCCACGGCGGAGAGGCCACCGCGCTGAACGCCATCCGGACGCTGTGCACAGCCGAACGGCCGAGGGTGAGCGCGCGGCTGATCCCCCGCATGCTGGCGAACATGCCGTCCGCCCATGTGGCCATCGATCTCGGCCTCCGCGGCCCGAGCTTCGCCGTGACGTCGGCGTGCGCGACCGGCGCCCAGGCGATTGGCGAGGCCGCCGAGATCATTCGAAGGGGCGACGCGCGGATCATGGTGTGCGGGGGGGCCGACGCGTGCATCACCCCGCTTACCGTCGCTGGCGATCAGGCGGCTGGCGCGTTGTCGACGCGGAGTGACGATCCGGCTTCGGCCAGCCGTCCCTTCGACCGCTCCCGCGACGGCTTCGTGATTGGCGAGGGGGCCGGGATCCTGGTGCTGGAGGAGCGGAGCGCCGCGCTCTGGCGAGGGGCAAGAATCCGTGGCGAGATCGCCGGGTACGCGGCTACCACCGACGCGCACCACGAGACGCGCCCGGATCCTGATGCGGAGCCGCTCGCGCGCGCCATCGATCGCGCCGTCGAAAAGGCGGGCATCTCGCGCAGTGAGATCGATGCGATTTTCGCCCATGCGACTGGAACCGTGATTGGGGATGCGGCGGAGGCGGCAGCGTTTCGCCGGGTCTTCGGCGATGGCCTGCGTGAGATCCCGGTCACGGCGATCAAAGGCGGGCTGGGCCATCTCATGGGCGCGGCGGGCTCGGTTCAAGCCATCGTGGCGCTCCAGGCCCTGGACCATCAGATGCTGCCGCCCACGCGCAATTGCGATGATCCGGACCCGACCCTCGGGCTGTCGATCGTGGCCGGCGAGGCGCGGCCGGCGCGGCTCTCCACCGTGCTCTCGACGTCGTCCGGTTTTGGCGGACATAACGTCGCGCTGGTCCTTCAGGGCTCCAGGACGCAAGGAGCTGGCCGCATCGTGTGA
- a CDS encoding carbon starvation CstA family protein: MNTFFAVVIGLVASYLGYNQYARRIDREVIQSDPKRMTPARLYTDGVDFVPTSRNVLFGYHFKSIAAAGPIVGAITAANLWGWLPAIIWLVLGVVFIGWVSDYTAIVVSIRNEGNSLSAIAHRLIAPRTRIILFIFIFFYLLLIGGAFGGILADVMNSQSQAPLGIIVLMLMGLLLGQMLYRWRVPLIAASLITVGVTFAAILLGPASAGFFKDGLDGAINAITGGQPVVQYFDPTVADPKTGLIVGADRQILPSFIFWALFILAFCYFGSVLPIWRWAQPVVYIGFWITATAMLLGLAGAALALFLKPDVAMLKLAAFKGWDTGVGGALQPIWPMLFVTIACGAISGWHALFGSVGTARQLEYETDALPVGGGSMFMEFLLGLLALLAVSVGGGGGAGAFANGLASFMNVFGIPLEYGRALAFAAFVVIVLVVTQLVFRIMRVTLAEWLGDAWPALRNIHVSTIVSLALAFFLVMTGTWIYLWQLFGGANQLMASLSLLVVTVWLVSIGRKAAWVGIPMLFMYVTTVAANLVTAYNLYVTVFVANVGQPGRIIPVIGSGLMIVVALLLVGAALVIGYDGWQAFRRYRAQPVVRAAAPAS, encoded by the coding sequence ATGAACACGTTTTTCGCCGTCGTCATCGGACTTGTCGCAAGCTACCTGGGCTACAACCAGTACGCGCGCAGAATCGACCGCGAGGTGATCCAATCGGATCCCAAGCGGATGACTCCGGCTCGGCTGTACACGGACGGCGTTGACTTCGTGCCAACGAGCCGGAATGTGCTCTTTGGCTACCACTTCAAATCTATTGCCGCGGCCGGGCCTATCGTTGGCGCGATCACCGCGGCGAATCTGTGGGGCTGGCTTCCGGCCATCATCTGGCTCGTGCTCGGAGTCGTCTTCATCGGCTGGGTGTCGGACTACACGGCCATCGTCGTCTCGATCCGAAACGAGGGGAACAGCCTGAGCGCGATCGCCCATCGGCTCATCGCTCCACGCACCCGCATCATCCTGTTCATTTTCATCTTCTTCTACCTGCTGCTCATCGGCGGCGCCTTCGGCGGGATCCTAGCTGACGTCATGAACTCCCAATCTCAGGCGCCGCTCGGCATCATCGTGCTCATGCTCATGGGCCTGCTCCTGGGCCAGATGCTGTATCGGTGGCGCGTGCCGTTGATCGCCGCAAGCCTGATCACCGTCGGCGTCACGTTTGCCGCGATCCTGCTCGGCCCGGCCAGCGCTGGCTTCTTCAAGGATGGATTGGACGGCGCGATCAACGCCATCACCGGAGGCCAGCCCGTCGTGCAGTATTTCGATCCCACGGTGGCCGATCCGAAGACCGGGCTCATCGTCGGGGCTGACAGGCAGATCCTGCCCAGCTTCATCTTCTGGGCGCTCTTCATTCTGGCATTCTGTTACTTTGGGTCCGTGCTTCCTATCTGGCGCTGGGCCCAGCCGGTCGTCTACATCGGCTTCTGGATCACGGCGACGGCGATGCTGCTCGGTCTGGCCGGGGCTGCCCTGGCGCTGTTCCTCAAGCCCGACGTGGCCATGCTCAAGCTCGCTGCGTTTAAGGGTTGGGACACCGGGGTCGGTGGGGCGCTCCAGCCCATCTGGCCCATGTTGTTCGTAACGATCGCGTGCGGCGCAATTTCCGGCTGGCACGCCCTGTTCGGATCCGTGGGGACGGCGCGGCAGCTCGAGTACGAGACCGACGCGCTCCCAGTTGGCGGCGGATCGATGTTCATGGAGTTCCTGCTCGGCCTCCTCGCGCTCCTCGCCGTAAGCGTTGGCGGTGGAGGAGGCGCGGGCGCCTTCGCAAACGGCCTGGCCAGCTTCATGAATGTGTTCGGCATTCCGCTGGAGTACGGGCGCGCGCTGGCGTTCGCCGCCTTCGTCGTCATCGTCCTCGTGGTCACCCAGCTCGTCTTCCGAATCATGCGGGTCACCTTGGCCGAGTGGCTCGGCGATGCGTGGCCGGCCCTCCGAAACATCCACGTTTCCACGATCGTGTCGCTCGCGCTGGCGTTCTTCTTGGTCATGACCGGGACGTGGATCTACCTCTGGCAGCTCTTCGGGGGCGCCAACCAGCTCATGGCGTCGCTCTCGCTGCTGGTGGTCACGGTGTGGCTCGTGTCTATCGGACGCAAGGCGGCGTGGGTCGGAATTCCGATGCTGTTCATGTACGTCACCACCGTTGCGGCCAACCTGGTCACCGCCTATAACCTCTATGTCACGGTGTTCGTCGCCAACGTTGGCCAGCCGGGCCGAATCATCCCCGTCATCGGGTCCGGGCTGATGATCGTCGTTGCGCTGCTTCTCGTCGGTGCGGCGCTCGTGATCGGGTACGACGGTTGGCAGGCGTTCCGTCGCTATCGGGCACAGCCGGTCGTCCGGGCGGCCGCGCCCGCTTCATAG
- a CDS encoding ComEA family DNA-binding protein, protein MKSWLMANGVPVAAALAAGLLVMLLNLGRQQPAPIEVRPLDPIPTPTSILYVHVDGAVSAPGVYVLATGGRVFEAIDAAGGATDEADLSELNLAARVADGQKLVIPMKRSEDQATGTEPPRSSAAASGSSAAAAPPGSPTININTASQRVLESLPGIGPVTAGRIVDRRTAAGPFARIEQLREERLVTASTYERIKTLISVD, encoded by the coding sequence GTGAAGAGCTGGCTCATGGCCAATGGCGTTCCCGTCGCGGCCGCGCTCGCCGCCGGACTCCTCGTCATGCTGCTGAATCTCGGGCGCCAGCAACCGGCACCCATCGAAGTCCGGCCGCTCGATCCGATTCCAACGCCAACGTCGATCCTCTACGTCCACGTGGACGGCGCTGTATCAGCGCCCGGTGTCTATGTCCTGGCGACCGGCGGGCGCGTCTTTGAGGCCATCGACGCGGCGGGCGGGGCGACCGACGAGGCCGACTTGAGCGAGCTGAACCTCGCGGCGCGCGTCGCCGACGGCCAGAAGCTCGTCATCCCGATGAAACGCTCGGAGGATCAGGCTACCGGAACGGAGCCGCCGCGGTCCTCGGCGGCCGCCTCGGGCTCCAGCGCGGCGGCGGCCCCGCCCGGCAGCCCCACGATCAACATCAACACGGCGAGCCAGCGAGTGCTGGAATCTCTACCGGGAATTGGGCCCGTGACGGCCGGCCGAATCGTAGATCGGAGGACGGCGGCCGGGCCGTTCGCGCGCATCGAGCAGCTCCGCGAGGAGCGGCTCGTCACTGCATCGACCTATGAGCGCATCAAGACACTAATCTCCGTCGACTGA
- the bioD gene encoding dethiobiotin synthase has translation MSVPAFDLGAPAVFVTGTDTGVGKTVVAGMLVAAARQCGVRVGVMKPVESGCRKFDGRPVPQDAVFLRELAGCRTPLDAVTPYALEHPLAPALAAEMEDVVIDVGRIVLGFRSLAAQYSCVVVEGAGGLLTPLAGGLTMRDLAAQLRVPVLIVARNTLGAINHASLTVESARAAGLEVLGIVLNRVGFEQDAATRTNAVSLRRWGRAHLIGEVPFLPSLDSGTLAMYGFHLAEQISIAWARAHPRDLRAQHAALRRRRRGERRA, from the coding sequence ATGAGCGTCCCTGCCTTCGATCTCGGGGCACCTGCGGTCTTCGTCACAGGGACCGACACGGGAGTCGGGAAGACGGTCGTCGCAGGAATGCTGGTCGCCGCCGCGCGCCAATGTGGCGTGCGCGTCGGCGTGATGAAGCCCGTCGAGTCCGGATGCCGGAAATTCGACGGTCGCCCCGTCCCCCAGGACGCGGTGTTCCTGCGCGAGCTGGCGGGGTGCAGGACCCCGCTCGATGCCGTCACACCCTACGCCCTCGAGCATCCCCTCGCGCCCGCTCTCGCTGCCGAGATGGAGGATGTGGTCATCGACGTCGGGAGGATCGTTCTCGGCTTTCGCTCGCTCGCCGCTCAGTACTCATGCGTCGTGGTCGAGGGGGCTGGTGGCCTGCTCACTCCGCTTGCCGGGGGGCTGACGATGCGCGATCTGGCCGCGCAGCTTCGCGTGCCGGTGTTGATCGTGGCGAGAAACACGCTGGGCGCCATCAACCACGCGTCGCTCACGGTGGAGTCGGCGCGCGCCGCTGGTCTCGAGGTCCTCGGCATCGTCCTGAACCGCGTGGGGTTCGAACAGGACGCGGCGACGCGGACCAACGCGGTCTCATTGCGGCGCTGGGGGCGCGCTCACCTCATCGGCGAGGTGCCCTTTCTTCCGAGCCTGGACAGCGGGACGCTGGCCATGTATGGCTTTCACCTCGCCGAGCAGATCTCCATTGCGTGGGCGCGCGCGCATCCGCGTGACCTGCGGGCTCAGCACGCCGCGCTGCGACGCCGCCGCCGAGGCGAGCGGCGTGCGTGA